In one window of Kitasatospora sp. MMS16-BH015 DNA:
- a CDS encoding peptidoglycan-binding protein, protein MSLDTMVAAAERTLGLTGRPNYITTDYASRDGAEFAAAPWCDEGVTYWARASGEYDAVCFGTDYAYTVAHAARFDQAGQWHPGTDGITRGDVVFFDWAGGDEIAGIDHVGLVTGTSGGYVYTVEANTADSVARRVRTAGVIVGYGRPAYTDASPAPAAPAAPAAPAWPGRVLVNTSPMIHGDDVRTWQQQMRNRGWNLSVDGWYGPASAAVARAFQTEKGLTPDAEVGPITWAAAWTSPIT, encoded by the coding sequence ATGAGCCTCGACACCATGGTCGCCGCCGCCGAGCGCACCCTCGGCCTGACCGGCCGCCCGAACTACATCACCACCGACTACGCGTCCCGCGACGGCGCCGAGTTCGCCGCCGCCCCCTGGTGCGACGAGGGCGTGACCTACTGGGCCCGCGCCAGCGGCGAGTACGACGCCGTGTGCTTCGGCACCGACTACGCGTACACCGTCGCCCACGCCGCCCGCTTCGACCAGGCCGGCCAGTGGCACCCCGGCACCGACGGCATCACCCGCGGTGACGTGGTGTTCTTCGACTGGGCGGGCGGCGACGAGATCGCCGGTATCGACCACGTCGGGCTCGTCACCGGCACCTCGGGCGGCTACGTCTACACCGTCGAGGCCAACACCGCCGACTCCGTGGCCCGCCGGGTGCGCACCGCCGGCGTGATCGTCGGATACGGCCGTCCCGCCTACACCGACGCCTCGCCCGCCCCGGCCGCACCGGCCGCACCGGCGGCCCCGGCCTGGCCCGGCCGCGTCCTGGTCAACACCAGCCCCATGATCCACGGCGACGACGTGCGCACCTGGCAGCAGCAGATGCGCAACCGCGGCTGGAACCTCTCGGTCGACGGCTGGTACGGCCCCGCGAGCGCCGCCGTAGCCCGCGCCTTCCAGACCGAGAAGGGGCTGACCCCCGACGCCGAGGTCGGCCCGATCACCTGGGCCGCCGCATGGACCTCCCCCATCACCTGA
- a CDS encoding YbjN domain-containing protein, with protein MVTGTKDEALGLLRAALDEAGAAWEPAVTDPYTVVATLPGTRKLSTTCALRVGDHTLSVNAFVIRRPDENHEGVYRWLLERNTKLFGVAYAIDSLGDVYLAGRLPLEALTSEAVDRLLGTVLENADEPFNTLLELGFATAIRREWEWRTKRGESTRNLEAFAHLAGPKPGEADTTEPGQAEATKP; from the coding sequence ATGGTGACTGGGACGAAGGACGAAGCCCTCGGGCTGCTGCGGGCGGCGCTGGACGAGGCCGGGGCGGCCTGGGAGCCGGCCGTGACGGATCCGTACACGGTGGTGGCGACGCTGCCGGGGACGCGGAAGCTCTCGACCACCTGTGCGCTGCGGGTCGGGGACCACACGCTCTCGGTGAACGCCTTCGTGATCCGGCGGCCGGACGAGAACCACGAAGGGGTGTACCGCTGGCTGCTGGAGCGGAACACCAAGCTGTTCGGCGTCGCGTACGCGATCGACTCGCTGGGTGACGTCTACCTGGCCGGGCGGCTGCCGCTGGAGGCGCTGACCTCGGAGGCGGTGGACCGGCTGCTCGGCACCGTCCTGGAGAACGCCGACGAGCCGTTCAACACCCTGCTCGAACTCGGCTTCGCCACCGCCATCCGCCGCGAGTGGGAGTGGCGCACCAAGCGCGGCGAGTCCACCCGCAACCTGGAGGCCTTCGCCCACCTGGCCGGCCCCAAGCCCGGCGAGGCCGACACGACCGAGCCCGGCCAGGCCGAAGCGACGAAGCCCTAA
- a CDS encoding NUDIX domain-containing protein: protein MAHSDIDPAAIPARRIGGLALLTYGDTVGMVLPNYKLDQGENRWQLPGGGARRNESAATAAERELQEETGLVRRLTHLLLSPDWIEENEETQAPEGYNFVFDGGELTVAEAEAVAVPEAARRELIEFAWVRIPNLSRYCKPYQERRIRLALTHRRAGLRMPFTAHGVPLG from the coding sequence TTGGCACACAGCGATATTGACCCGGCTGCGATCCCGGCCCGCCGTATCGGCGGCCTGGCGCTGCTGACCTACGGCGACACGGTCGGCATGGTGCTGCCGAACTACAAGCTCGACCAGGGCGAGAACCGGTGGCAGCTCCCCGGCGGGGGCGCACGCCGCAACGAGAGTGCCGCCACGGCCGCCGAGCGCGAGTTGCAGGAGGAAACCGGCCTGGTGCGCCGGCTGACGCACCTCCTCCTGTCCCCGGACTGGATCGAGGAGAACGAGGAGACCCAGGCGCCCGAGGGGTACAACTTCGTCTTCGACGGTGGCGAGTTGACCGTCGCCGAGGCGGAAGCCGTCGCCGTTCCCGAGGCCGCGCGCCGGGAGCTGATCGAATTCGCCTGGGTGCGGATCCCCAACTTGAGCAGGTACTGCAAGCCGTACCAGGAACGGCGCATCCGGCTCGCCCTCACCCACCGCCGGGCCGGGCTCCGGATGCCGTTCACGGCCCACGGCGTGCCGCTCGGGTAG
- the mshA gene encoding D-inositol-3-phosphate glycosyltransferase has product MSTGRGRLQALVGSRAARRPRRIAMLSVHTSPLHQPGTGDAGGMNVYIVELAKRLAALDIEVEVFTRAVSSDDAPLVELAPGVLVRHVTAGPYEGLLKEDLPAQLCAFTHGVLRTEAGHRPGHYDLVHSHYWLSGQVGWLAAERWGVPLVHTMHTMAKVKNAALAAGDTPEPAARVIGETQVVEAADRLIANTAEEAGELSHYYAARPDQLAVVHPGVNLDVFRPADRGAARARLGLPQDAAVLLFAGRIQPLKAPDVLLKAVAVLLERRPELRERLVVPVVGGPSGTGLAKPESLHKLSAQLGLSDVVRFHPPVGQRELAEWYRAATALVMPSYSESFGLVALEAQACGTPVVAAAVGGLPVAVRDGETGTLVHGHDPADWARALLPYATDQALVEQRGAAAARHAAAFGWDTAAAATAEVYAGAMHRSLRRPA; this is encoded by the coding sequence CGGCTGCAGGCGCTGGTCGGCAGCCGGGCGGCCCGTCGGCCGCGCCGGATCGCGATGCTGAGCGTGCACACCTCCCCGCTGCACCAGCCGGGCACTGGCGACGCCGGCGGGATGAACGTCTACATCGTCGAGCTGGCCAAGCGGCTGGCCGCGCTCGACATCGAGGTCGAGGTCTTCACCCGGGCGGTCAGCTCGGACGACGCCCCGCTGGTCGAGCTCGCCCCCGGGGTGCTGGTCCGGCACGTCACGGCCGGTCCGTACGAGGGTCTGCTCAAGGAGGACCTGCCGGCCCAGCTCTGCGCCTTCACCCACGGCGTGCTGCGCACCGAGGCCGGTCACCGCCCGGGCCACTACGACCTGGTGCACTCGCACTACTGGCTCTCCGGCCAGGTCGGCTGGCTGGCCGCCGAGCGCTGGGGCGTGCCGCTGGTGCACACCATGCACACCATGGCCAAGGTCAAGAACGCCGCGCTGGCCGCCGGCGACACCCCCGAGCCCGCGGCCCGGGTGATCGGCGAGACCCAGGTGGTCGAGGCCGCCGACCGCCTGATCGCCAACACGGCCGAGGAGGCCGGCGAGCTCTCCCACTACTACGCGGCCCGCCCCGACCAGCTGGCCGTGGTCCACCCCGGGGTCAACCTCGACGTGTTCCGCCCCGCCGACCGCGGGGCGGCCCGGGCCCGGCTGGGCCTGCCGCAGGACGCGGCGGTGCTGCTCTTCGCCGGGCGAATACAGCCGCTCAAGGCCCCCGACGTGCTGCTCAAGGCGGTGGCCGTCCTGCTGGAGCGCCGCCCCGAGCTGCGCGAGCGGCTGGTCGTCCCGGTGGTCGGCGGCCCCTCGGGCACCGGGCTGGCCAAGCCCGAGAGCCTGCACAAGCTCTCCGCCCAGCTGGGCCTCTCCGACGTGGTCCGCTTCCACCCGCCGGTCGGCCAGCGCGAGCTCGCCGAGTGGTACCGCGCGGCGACGGCCCTGGTGATGCCCTCGTACAGCGAGTCCTTCGGCCTGGTCGCCCTGGAGGCCCAGGCCTGCGGCACCCCCGTGGTCGCCGCAGCCGTCGGCGGCCTCCCGGTCGCCGTCCGGGACGGCGAGACCGGCACCCTGGTGCACGGCCACGACCCGGCGGACTGGGCCCGGGCGCTGCTCCCGTACGCGACCGACCAGGCGCTGGTCGAGCAGCGCGGTGCCGCCGCGGCGCGGCACGCGGCGGCCTTCGGTTGGGACACGGCGGCGGCGGCGACGGCCGAGGTGTACGCGGGGGCCATGCACCGCAGCTTGCGCCGTCCGGCCTGA
- a CDS encoding GntR family transcriptional regulator → MTDLDPTRPKWPQIAAKITERIDQGVDGYTPGCLITSRMIEDEFSVAKVTAAKVFTELRGKKLVRTEFGMGSYVTDPSER, encoded by the coding sequence GTGACCGACCTCGACCCCACCCGCCCGAAGTGGCCGCAGATCGCCGCCAAGATCACCGAGCGAATCGACCAAGGGGTCGACGGCTACACGCCCGGCTGCCTCATCACGAGCCGGATGATCGAGGACGAGTTCTCGGTCGCCAAAGTGACGGCAGCGAAGGTGTTCACCGAGCTGCGCGGCAAGAAGCTGGTCAGGACCGAGTTCGGCATGGGCTCGTACGTGACGGATCCGAGCGAGCGGTAG
- a CDS encoding transcriptional regulator, producing MSKGELARQVHVQALRYGHRHINPNTTRVRRWLEGEQPREPVPRILADVFSERFGYRVTTFDLGLGGLPDLDRSLVYAASFGETVESVTELGRVDVDKDRRNLLAALPFIAVAGTGPSRDWLLQTLDQAPAPGPRVRLEDVTSVRNMFAKFQNMDVMRGGGAGGRELLTEYMNEHVYPLLRRTHGEDVRQALCAAAAEQTYLLGWMAYDDGEHGTAQRYLIQALRLAQESNDPALGAHVLAGMADQATLQGDPSEGRRLAQSGRLGLVNADSAACLADLWALEARALAALGDSAAAAHAVAQSEKAFERVRPDTEPEWAKFIDGAYLHGEYANAFRDLDQPDAATEHAQRSIDFARAQGRARRGAMSQAALAVSHLQRRDLEAAHAAGLRAIRLSGQVSSSRSLEAVQDVQRRMVPFGAHPLVADFNDRVRDLAAA from the coding sequence ATGAGCAAGGGCGAGTTAGCCCGACAAGTACACGTACAGGCGTTGCGCTACGGGCACCGTCACATCAACCCCAACACCACCAGGGTGCGGCGTTGGCTCGAAGGGGAGCAGCCCCGCGAGCCCGTGCCGCGCATCCTTGCGGACGTATTTTCCGAGCGGTTCGGCTACCGGGTGACGACCTTCGACCTCGGCCTCGGGGGCCTGCCGGACCTTGACCGATCCCTGGTCTACGCCGCATCGTTCGGAGAGACGGTCGAGTCGGTCACGGAGTTGGGGAGAGTGGATGTGGACAAGGACCGCAGGAACCTGCTGGCGGCTCTGCCGTTCATCGCCGTAGCTGGCACCGGCCCGTCACGCGACTGGCTGTTGCAGACCCTTGATCAGGCGCCGGCGCCGGGCCCGCGGGTCCGCCTGGAAGACGTGACCAGTGTGCGGAACATGTTCGCCAAGTTCCAGAACATGGATGTGATGCGGGGCGGTGGAGCAGGGGGTCGTGAACTGCTCACCGAGTACATGAACGAACATGTGTACCCGCTGCTCCGTCGAACGCACGGGGAAGATGTTCGCCAGGCACTCTGCGCAGCGGCGGCTGAACAGACCTACCTCCTGGGGTGGATGGCCTACGACGACGGCGAACACGGCACAGCACAGCGGTACTTGATCCAAGCGCTCCGCCTCGCGCAGGAGTCCAACGACCCCGCGTTGGGGGCGCACGTTCTCGCCGGGATGGCCGATCAGGCCACCTTGCAAGGTGACCCCTCCGAGGGGCGTCGCCTTGCCCAATCTGGCCGTCTCGGCCTCGTCAACGCGGACTCGGCCGCATGCCTCGCCGACCTCTGGGCCCTTGAAGCCCGAGCCCTCGCGGCCCTTGGGGACAGCGCGGCAGCAGCACACGCCGTGGCGCAGTCGGAAAAAGCCTTCGAGCGTGTCCGCCCAGACACTGAACCCGAGTGGGCGAAGTTCATCGACGGCGCCTATCTTCATGGCGAGTACGCCAACGCCTTCCGGGACCTCGACCAGCCAGATGCGGCAACTGAGCACGCACAACGGTCGATCGACTTCGCCCGTGCACAGGGGCGTGCCCGACGTGGCGCCATGTCGCAAGCTGCACTCGCTGTGTCGCACCTCCAGCGGCGGGACCTAGAAGCGGCACACGCTGCCGGTCTCCGAGCTATCCGGCTGTCCGGACAGGTGAGTTCGAGTCGCAGCCTAGAAGCCGTGCAGGACGTACAGCGGCGCATGGTGCCCTTCGGTGCGCACCCGCTCGTCGCCGACTTCAACGATCGGGTGCGCGACCTCGCCGCCGCCTGA
- the hemC gene encoding hydroxymethylbilane synthase, with translation MPTFLVGSRASNLAKAQVREYLAPLRERFPDTTFSHRVILEGGDKDRRSLLSSVSAVSGGSAFSTEQEAALVRGDVDVVIHSLKDLPTANPDGLMLLPPPGREDVRDALCGSTLAGLRKGARVGTGAPRRIAQLLAVRPDLEVVPIRGNVPPRLKKIETMGLDAVVLAAAGLRRLGLESAIGELLPLDQFPPSPGQGALGVQVREDNQPIRDVLSTVGNAAVDAEVRAERALLAELHGGCSVPVGAYAETLPDGRLSLFAQVTSLDGQKRVSGSLTGPASEPEKLGSALAAELVDQGARSILDGIRPAAVV, from the coding sequence GTGCCTACGTTCCTGGTCGGCTCGCGCGCAAGCAACCTGGCGAAAGCGCAGGTCCGCGAGTACCTAGCCCCGCTGCGCGAGCGCTTCCCGGATACGACGTTCTCCCACCGGGTGATCCTCGAAGGCGGCGACAAGGACCGTCGGTCGCTGTTGTCGAGCGTGAGCGCGGTCAGCGGCGGGTCCGCGTTCAGCACCGAGCAGGAGGCGGCCCTCGTTCGCGGTGATGTTGACGTGGTGATCCACTCTCTCAAGGATCTTCCGACGGCCAACCCGGACGGGTTGATGTTGCTTCCGCCGCCGGGCCGCGAGGACGTGCGGGACGCGCTGTGCGGGTCGACGCTCGCCGGGCTGCGGAAGGGCGCGCGGGTGGGTACCGGCGCCCCTCGCCGGATTGCTCAGCTCCTCGCGGTGCGCCCGGATCTTGAGGTGGTGCCGATCCGGGGGAACGTTCCGCCACGGCTCAAGAAGATCGAAACCATGGGCCTCGACGCGGTGGTATTGGCTGCCGCAGGGCTTCGCCGGCTCGGACTCGAATCGGCCATCGGGGAGTTGCTGCCGCTCGACCAGTTCCCGCCGAGCCCCGGGCAGGGTGCGTTGGGGGTGCAGGTCCGTGAGGACAACCAGCCGATCCGGGACGTGCTGTCGACCGTCGGTAACGCTGCCGTTGACGCCGAGGTGCGCGCCGAGCGGGCCCTGCTCGCCGAGCTGCACGGCGGGTGCAGTGTGCCGGTTGGCGCCTACGCCGAGACGCTGCCGGATGGCCGGCTCTCCCTCTTCGCTCAGGTCACGTCCCTCGACGGACAGAAGCGGGTCAGCGGCAGCCTGACGGGTCCTGCGAGCGAGCCGGAGAAGCTGGGCAGCGCCCTGGCCGCCGAGTTGGTCGACCAGGGCGCGCGGTCCATCCTCGACGGGATCCGGCCCGCCGCCGTGGTCTAG
- a CDS encoding MFS transporter: MALYLTTVRGYSASYAGLVVSLFGLGSAAASLGAGVLTDRVGRRPTLLCAQLATAVFTALLGLVHDPTAIAAVSFLFGLASNSSRPAIAAIIADVVPAEDRVRAYALNYWAINIGFGVSAAVAGLIALHGYLPLFLLDALSTLLCAVVVFVKIPETRPEAPSAGSAGSTGAASADGSGSGSAAEPEIGLGRVFRDTPFMGLVALNLVLALVAKQCDSTLAVDMGQAGLSADQFGLVASLNGLLIVLLQLPVTRLIEHRNRTGVLVVAALLTGWGYGLTAFAGSSMAFFALTVVIWTIGEIVYTPKVISLVAELSPTHARGRYQGVFSLSWSLAAFAGPAAGGYLLEHSGNAVWAACAVCGTAAAAGFVLLGRRAAPDTTADAAVAAAAAAAAAAAAAAEEPVKA; this comes from the coding sequence CTGGCCCTCTACCTGACCACCGTCCGGGGCTACTCGGCCTCGTACGCCGGCCTGGTGGTCTCCCTCTTCGGCCTCGGTTCGGCCGCCGCCTCGCTCGGCGCCGGCGTGCTCACCGACCGGGTCGGCCGGCGGCCCACCCTGCTCTGCGCCCAGCTGGCCACCGCCGTCTTCACCGCGCTGCTCGGCCTGGTCCACGACCCGACCGCGATCGCTGCGGTCTCCTTCCTGTTCGGCCTGGCCAGCAACTCCTCCCGGCCCGCGATCGCGGCGATCATCGCCGACGTGGTGCCGGCCGAGGACCGGGTGCGGGCCTACGCTCTCAACTACTGGGCCATCAACATCGGCTTCGGCGTCTCGGCCGCCGTGGCCGGCCTGATCGCGCTCCACGGCTACCTGCCGCTCTTCCTGCTCGACGCGCTCAGCACGCTGCTCTGCGCGGTGGTGGTCTTCGTCAAGATCCCCGAGACCCGCCCGGAGGCCCCGTCGGCCGGCTCGGCCGGCTCGACCGGTGCTGCGAGCGCCGACGGCTCCGGCTCCGGCTCTGCGGCGGAGCCCGAGATCGGGCTGGGCCGGGTCTTCCGGGACACCCCGTTCATGGGGCTGGTCGCGCTCAACCTGGTGCTCGCGCTGGTGGCCAAGCAGTGCGACAGCACGCTGGCCGTGGACATGGGCCAGGCGGGCCTCTCCGCCGACCAGTTCGGCCTGGTGGCCAGCCTGAACGGGCTGCTGATCGTGCTGCTCCAGCTGCCGGTCACCCGGCTGATCGAGCACCGCAACCGGACCGGCGTACTGGTGGTCGCCGCGCTGCTCACCGGCTGGGGCTACGGCCTGACCGCCTTCGCGGGCAGCTCGATGGCCTTCTTCGCGCTCACCGTGGTGATCTGGACGATCGGCGAGATCGTCTACACCCCGAAGGTCATCTCACTGGTCGCCGAGCTCTCCCCCACCCACGCCCGGGGCCGCTACCAGGGCGTCTTCTCGCTCTCCTGGTCACTCGCCGCCTTCGCCGGCCCGGCGGCCGGCGGCTACCTGCTCGAACACTCGGGGAACGCCGTGTGGGCGGCCTGCGCAGTGTGCGGCACGGCCGCCGCAGCCGGGTTCGTCCTGCTGGGGCGCCGGGCGGCTCCGGACACCACCGCCGATGCCGCGGTGGCGGCAGCGGCGGCGGCAGCGGCAGCGGCAGCGGCAGCGGCCGAGGAGCCGGTGAAGGCTTAG